The Candidatus Accumulibacter similis genome has a segment encoding these proteins:
- a CDS encoding response regulator, whose protein sequence is MAEADKLRGVKVMVIDDSNTIRRSAEIFLVQAGCQVLLAEDGFDALAKVADHQPDVIFCDIVMPRLDGYQTCALIKKNQRFRSTPVIMLSSRDGLFDRARGRMVGSDHYLTKPFTKDSLLQTVAAFAPAAF, encoded by the coding sequence TTGGCTGAAGCGGACAAGCTGCGCGGTGTCAAGGTGATGGTCATCGACGACAGCAACACGATCCGGCGCAGCGCCGAGATTTTTCTCGTGCAGGCAGGCTGCCAGGTATTGCTCGCCGAAGATGGTTTCGACGCGCTGGCGAAGGTGGCCGATCACCAGCCGGACGTGATTTTCTGCGATATCGTCATGCCACGACTCGATGGCTATCAGACCTGCGCCCTGATCAAGAAGAATCAGCGTTTCCGCTCGACCCCGGTGATCATGCTGTCGTCGCGCGACGGTCTCTTCGACCGCGCCCGTGGACGCATGGTCGGATCGGACCATTATCTGACGAAGCCGTTCACCAAGGACAGCCTGCTGCAGACCGTCGCCGCCTTTGCGCCGGCAGCGTTCTGA
- a CDS encoding thiamine phosphate synthase: protein MTERQPLRGLYAITPDGLAADGDLAAVAAALRGGARLVQYRDKDADAASRLATARALRRLCRQSGARLLINDDLALALAVAADGVHLGASDGDLAAARQVLPAGCLLGASCYGDFARARAAVAAGADYVAFGAVYPSPTKPLAAQAELSLFARCRAELGVPSCAIGGIALGNAPPLLAAGADMLAVISDLFAAADVQARAAAYQSLFEDKRREFTKPATV, encoded by the coding sequence ATGACTGAACGGCAGCCGCTGCGCGGCCTCTACGCGATCACCCCCGATGGGCTCGCAGCCGACGGCGACCTCGCAGCGGTCGCAGCGGCACTGCGCGGTGGTGCGCGCCTCGTGCAGTATCGCGACAAGGATGCCGATGCCGCCAGCCGGCTGGCGACTGCGCGCGCCCTGCGCCGGCTGTGCCGCCAGTCTGGCGCTCGTCTGCTGATCAACGACGATCTGGCGCTGGCGCTGGCGGTCGCGGCCGACGGCGTGCACCTCGGGGCCAGCGACGGCGACCTCGCTGCCGCCCGCCAGGTGCTGCCCGCCGGCTGCCTGCTCGGCGCTTCATGTTACGGCGATTTCGCGCGTGCGCGGGCCGCGGTGGCGGCCGGAGCCGACTACGTGGCCTTCGGCGCGGTGTATCCGTCGCCGACCAAGCCGCTGGCGGCGCAGGCCGAGCTGTCGCTGTTTGCCCGCTGCCGCGCCGAACTCGGCGTGCCGAGCTGTGCCATCGGCGGCATCGCGCTCGGCAACGCGCCACCGCTGCTGGCTGCGGGAGCCGACATGCTGGCGGTGATCAGCGATCTTTTCGCGGCTGCCGACGTGCAGGCGCGTGCCGCCGCCTACCAATCCCTGTTCGAGGACAAGCGACGTGAATTCACGAAACCAGCAACTGTTTGA
- a CDS encoding rubredoxin, with amino-acid sequence MHSDSDQQYQTWMCLTCGFIYDEAAGLPDEGIPAGTRWRDLPINWTCPECGARKEDFEMVEI; translated from the coding sequence ATGCACAGCGACAGTGACCAGCAGTATCAGACGTGGATGTGTCTCACCTGCGGCTTCATTTACGATGAAGCGGCCGGTCTGCCGGATGAAGGCATTCCGGCCGGCACCCGCTGGCGCGATTTGCCGATCAACTGGACTTGTCCGGAATGCGGAGCGCGCAAGGAAGACTTCGAGATGGTCGAAATCTGA
- the hemL gene encoding glutamate-1-semialdehyde 2,1-aminomutase has translation MNSRNQQLFERAQEHIPGGVNSPVRAFRSVGGTPRFFVAGAGARVTDADGASYIDYVGSWGPLILGHAHPEVVAAVRDAALGGLSFGAPTESEVDMAELLCQLLPSLEMVRLVSSGTEATMSAIRLARGFTGRDLLLKFEGCYHGHSDSLLVKAGSGLLTLGNPSSAGVPADLAQHTMVLDYNDSEQVAAAFDAHGGSIAAVIVEPVAGNMNLIAPRPAFLQTLRERCSRHGAVLIFDEVMTGFRVGPQGAQGLYGITPDLTTLGKVIGGGMPVGAFGGRRDIMASIAPLGPVYQAGTLSGNPVAVAAGLATLRLLQTEGFHEQLAARTRSLCDGLAAAAARHGVPFSAQSIGGMFGIYFRSTCPHTYAEVMQSAQQDFRRFFHAMLAAGHYFAPSAFEAGFVSAAHSADDVAATVAAAAEVFRAW, from the coding sequence GTGAATTCACGAAACCAGCAACTGTTTGAGCGTGCGCAGGAGCACATCCCGGGTGGGGTCAATTCGCCGGTGCGGGCGTTTCGCTCGGTCGGCGGCACGCCGCGCTTCTTCGTCGCCGGCGCCGGCGCACGCGTCACCGACGCCGACGGTGCCAGCTACATCGACTATGTCGGCTCGTGGGGACCGCTGATCCTCGGTCATGCCCATCCCGAGGTCGTCGCTGCGGTCCGCGATGCGGCGCTCGGCGGTCTGTCGTTCGGCGCGCCGACCGAGAGCGAGGTCGACATGGCGGAACTGCTGTGCCAACTGCTGCCGTCACTCGAAATGGTGCGCCTGGTCAGCTCCGGCACCGAGGCGACGATGAGCGCCATCCGTCTCGCGCGCGGCTTCACCGGCCGCGACCTGCTGCTCAAGTTCGAGGGCTGCTACCACGGCCACTCCGACAGTCTGCTGGTGAAGGCCGGGTCGGGCCTGCTCACCCTCGGCAACCCGAGTTCGGCCGGTGTTCCCGCCGACCTGGCGCAGCACACGATGGTCCTCGACTACAACGACAGCGAGCAGGTCGCCGCGGCCTTCGACGCCCATGGCGGCAGCATCGCGGCGGTGATCGTCGAGCCGGTCGCCGGCAACATGAACCTGATCGCACCGCGTCCGGCGTTCCTGCAGACCTTGCGCGAACGGTGCAGTCGGCACGGAGCCGTGTTGATCTTCGACGAGGTGATGACCGGCTTTCGCGTCGGCCCGCAGGGCGCGCAGGGCCTCTACGGCATCACTCCCGACCTGACGACGCTTGGCAAGGTGATCGGCGGCGGCATGCCGGTCGGCGCCTTCGGCGGCCGGCGCGACATCATGGCCAGCATCGCGCCGCTCGGCCCCGTGTATCAGGCGGGCACCCTGTCGGGCAACCCGGTGGCGGTGGCTGCCGGCCTGGCGACGTTGCGGCTGTTGCAGACGGAGGGCTTCCACGAGCAACTGGCGGCACGCACGCGCAGCCTCTGCGACGGCCTGGCTGCCGCGGCCGCCCGGCACGGCGTGCCCTTTTCAGCGCAGTCGATCGGCGGCATGTTCGGCATCTACTTCCGTTCCACCTGCCCACACACCTACGCCGAAGTGATGCAGTCGGCGCAGCAGGACTTCAGGCGCTTCTTCCACGCCATGCTGGCTGCCGGCCACTACTTCGCTCCGTCGGCTTTCGAAGCCGGGTTCGTCTCGGCGGCGCACTCGGCCGACGACGTCGCGGCAACAGTGGCTGCCGCCGCGGAGGTCTTCCGCGCTTGGTGA
- a CDS encoding hydroxymethylpyrimidine/phosphomethylpyrimidine kinase produces MNPRHATPSPPIVLTFSASDPSGGAGMQADLMTLSALGCHPLSVMTALTVQDTLGVSSVVAVDADCVEEQARTLLGDMPVAAFKIGLLGSIENIAVVAGIVADHPALPLVVDPVLASGRGDELADDEMIGGLCKLLLPVTTILTPNSLEAHRLVHGTGGFDEAGEGDDRLQPTLADCAQQLLDLGCLHVLLTGTHANTERVINTLYRRGVGLVRSDAWDRLPGSYHGSGCTLASAIAAQLACGLPVDDAVVAAQDYTWRALAAGFRPGMGQFIPDRFFASRPRRALLDD; encoded by the coding sequence ATGAATCCACGCCATGCGACGCCGTCGCCACCGATCGTTCTCACCTTTTCCGCCAGCGATCCATCCGGCGGGGCGGGGATGCAGGCCGACCTGATGACGCTGTCGGCGTTGGGCTGCCATCCGTTGTCGGTGATGACGGCACTGACGGTCCAGGATACGCTTGGCGTCAGCAGTGTGGTCGCCGTCGACGCCGATTGCGTCGAGGAGCAGGCGCGCACGCTGCTCGGGGACATGCCGGTGGCGGCGTTCAAGATCGGTCTTCTCGGCAGCATCGAGAACATCGCCGTCGTCGCCGGCATCGTCGCCGACCATCCTGCCTTGCCGCTGGTCGTCGATCCCGTTCTCGCCTCCGGCAGGGGTGACGAGCTTGCCGACGACGAGATGATTGGCGGCCTGTGCAAGCTGTTGCTGCCGGTGACGACGATCCTCACCCCCAACTCGCTCGAGGCTCATCGTCTGGTGCATGGAACAGGCGGCTTCGACGAGGCTGGCGAAGGTGACGACAGGCTGCAGCCGACCCTTGCCGACTGCGCGCAGCAACTGCTCGATCTGGGATGTCTGCACGTGCTGCTCACCGGCACGCACGCCAACACCGAGCGCGTGATCAACACGCTCTATCGGCGGGGCGTCGGATTGGTGCGCAGCGATGCCTGGGACCGCCTGCCCGGCAGCTATCATGGCTCGGGTTGCACGCTGGCCTCGGCGATCGCCGCCCAGTTGGCTTGCGGTCTGCCGGTAGACGATGCGGTCGTGGCTGCGCAGGATTACACGTGGCGGGCGCTGGCGGCCGGCTTTCGGCCCGGCATGGGGCAGTTCATTCCCGATCGCTTCTTTGCCAGCCGTCCGCGGCGTGCGTTGCTCGATGACTGA